The Carassius gibelio isolate Cgi1373 ecotype wild population from Czech Republic chromosome B12, carGib1.2-hapl.c, whole genome shotgun sequence genome has a segment encoding these proteins:
- the LOC127969360 gene encoding uncharacterized protein LOC127969360, translated as MASASQRDGFEGSRLVVFRGTRGGRSGASGREEEPQRSPPTQLPAIPEGRVLAVATLGGQASPSQSPEVPSSASSLPMKRGRRFSWESTSESSASETALPETKLPQPASDPAVASAPRPRRKRRKRGPAGPVTLSPPVPAAESAGVPVPAAESAGVPVPAAESAGVPVPAAESAGVPVPAAVGVPVPAAVGVPVPAAESAGVPDPAAVSVPEPAAERAGVPVPAAVSAGVPVPAAVSAGVPVPAAVSAGVPEPAAVSVSEPAAESAGVPEPAKKRAVCKSAVVRAQESAAADSAAKTLVQCISSRKEMPIVLAAKAFSDYLSSLVRILEVPVSPVLSSDPVPRNPECPDVVSPCPVDVVSPCPVNVAPCPVDVPCPVDVVVPCPVDVVVPCPVDVVVPCPVDVVPPCPAVVSPRPVSLAPRPVSVAPRPLSAPIMSPVSCPETPPRPSPPRPARTPRRQPSSCPPKTPAPPTHPGLSPMNFVVPPPPLPCLFFLICHPNPAVVYSCLPLLLFVMSCWFVSVSQSVMSVVSRV; from the exons atggcatcagccagccagcgagatggttttgagggctctcgccttgtggtgttccgggggaccaggggaggtcgttccggagcgagcgggcgagaggaggagccccagaggtccccacctacccagctgccggcgatcccggagggtcgtgtcctggccgtggcaaccctggggggtcaggcaagcccctcccagagtcctgaggtgccctcctcagccagcagtctccccatgaaacgagggagacggttttcatgggagtcaacttctgagtcttcggcgtccgagactgccctgcccgagaccaaactcccccaacccgcctctgacccagctgtggcctctgcaccgcgcccaaggaggaagaggaggaagagggggcctgccggtcctgtgaccctgtctcctcccgtgccagcagcggagagcgctggcgtgcccgtgccagcagcggagagcgctggcgtgcccgtgccagcagcggagagcgctggcgtgcccgtgccagcagcggagagcgctggcgtgcccgtgccagcagcggtgggcgtgcccgtgccagcagcggtgggcgttcccgtgccagcagcggagagcgctggcgtgcccgacccagcagcggtgagcgtgcccgagccagcagcggagagagctggcgtgcccgtgccagcagcggtgagcgctggcgtgcccgtgccagcagcggtgagcgctggcgtgcccgtgccagcagcggtgagcgctggcgtgcccgagccagcagcggtgagcgtgtccgagccagcagcggagagcgctggcgtgcccgagccggcaaagaagagggcagtatgcaagtcggcagtcgtgagagcgcaggagagtgccgcggccgactctgcagcaaagactttagttcagtgtatctcatctcgtaaggagatgccaattgtcttagcggctaaagccttttctgattatttgtctagtcttgtccgtatcctagaagtccccgtcagtcctgtcttgtcctcagaccctgtccccagaaatcccgagtgtcctgatgtcgtctccccgtgtcccgtagatgtcgtctccccgtgtcccgtga atgttgccccgtgtcccgtagatgtcccgtgtccagtagatgttgtcgtcccgtgtccagtagatgttgtcgtcccgtgtccagtagatgttgtcgtcccgtgtccagtagatgttgtccccccgtgtccagctgtcgtctccccgcgtcccgtaagtcttgccccgcgtcccgtaagtgttgccccgcgtcccttgtctgctcctatcatgtcccctgtcagttgtcccgagacccctccccgcccctcaccacccagacctgcccgtaccccccgtcgtcagccttcgtcctgtcctcctaaaactcctgccccacccactcaccctggtctgtcccccatgaactttgtggtcccgcctcctccccttccctgtttgttttttttgatttgtcaccctaaccctgccgtcgtgtattcatgtctgcctttgttattatttgtcatgtcctgttggtttgtgtctgtgtcccagtctgtcatgtcagtcgtgtcccgtgtttga